One Carassius gibelio isolate Cgi1373 ecotype wild population from Czech Republic chromosome A20, carGib1.2-hapl.c, whole genome shotgun sequence DNA segment encodes these proteins:
- the LOC127938980 gene encoding sex comb on midleg-like protein 4 isoform X3 produces the protein MKKIMEIHWSKGLMSIPAAASVQSGGGEMQSPGAISPSFLPPPSGKVPGRKRGRPPLKRHPEYQSRYPESFPPIKVPKKRGRKPGFKLKSRLMTPLAISPPSSTPEPDMSSIPQDAATVPHSATPQVLTVCIYVNKHVNTGPNLDRQKVLQLPDHLGPARPSVVLQQAVQGCIDSAFQQKAVFTLLTEGYGGEKISATFDGKQHLLSLPVVNSVGYVLRFLKKLCRSLLCEKLFSDQPIAPSSSPSSSSSFHTEKHSDGQLKSTDSMVDDYHGDSMNPKRYSADLSDSAYGAISSPYAASKPAYGFRSGTSYSGGVCRQAASPSTFTEVNRSAYSPSPEGGEAKPPSSKDPSRWSVDEVVWFIKDADPQALGPHVDLFRKHEIDGDALLLLKSDMIMKYLGLKLGPALKLCYHIDKLKQNKF, from the exons ATgaaaaaaatcatggaaattcATTGGTCAAAAG GTCTGATGAGCATTCCTGCTGCTGCATCAGTTCAGTCAGGGGGTGGAGAGATGCAATCACCTGGGGCAATTAGCCCCTCCTTCCTCCCGCCCCCAAGTGGAAAAGTTCCAGGTCGCAAGAGGGGTCGCCCACCCCTGAAGAGGCACCCGGAATATCAGAGTCGCTACCCAGAATCCTTCCCGCCCATTAAAGTGCCTAAGAAGAGAGGGAGGAAGCCTGGCTTTAAG CTGAAGTCTCGCTTGATGACACCCCTGGCCATCTCTCCTCCCAGTAGCACCCCGGAGCCAGACATGAGCTCAATCCCCCAGGACGCTGCTACTGTGCCCCACTCAGCCACCCCACAGGTCCTCACAG TGTGTATCTATGTGAATAAGCATGTGAACACGGGTCCTAACCTGGACAGGCAGAAGGTGCTGCAGCTGCCCGATCACCTGGGTCCTGCCAGGCCCTCTGTGGTGCTGCAGCAGGCGGTACAGGGCTGCATTGACAGCGCGTTTCAGCAGAAAGCTGTCTTCACCCTTCTTACCGAGGGCTACGGGGGTGAAAAGATCTCAG CAACCTTTGACGGTAAGCAGCATTTGTTGAGTTTGCCAGTGGTCAACAGTGTGGGTTACGTCCTCCGCTTCCTCAAGAAGTTGTGCCGAAGCCTGTTGTGTGAGAAGCTCTTCAGTGACCAGCCCATTGCCCCTTCATCGTctccctcctcttcttcctcattCCACACTGAAAAGCACTCAGACGGACAACTCAAGTCAA CAGATTCAATGGTGGATGATTACCACGGTGATTCAATGAACCCTAAGCGGTATTCTGCGGACCTCAGCGACTCTGCCTATGGTGCGATTTCCTCACCGTACGCTGCGAGTAAACCTGCTTACGGTTTTCGATCTGGTACCTCCTACTCCGGAGGTGTGTGCAGGCAGGCAGCCAGTCCCAGCACTTTCACGGAAGTAAACAGAAGTG CCTACAGTCCATCCCCAGAAGGAGGGGAGGCAAAGCCCCCATCCAGTAAGGATCCCTCCAGGTGGAGTGTGGATGAGGTGGTGTGGTTTATCAAGGATGCAGACCCTCAAGCGCTGGGCCCGCACGTGGATCTCTTCAGAAAACAT GAGATTGATGGGGATGCTCTTCTTCTCTTGAAGAGTGACATGATCATGAAGTACCTGGGACTTAAACTGGGCCCGGCTCTCAAGCTCTGCTATCACATTGACAAGCTAAAACAGAATAAGTtctga
- the LOC127938980 gene encoding sex comb on midleg-like protein 4 isoform X4, protein MSIPAAASVQSGGGEMQSPGAISPSFLPPPSGKVPGRKRGRPPLKRHPEYQSRYPESFPPIKVPKKRGRKPGFKLKSRLMTPLAISPPSSTPEPDMSSIPQDAATVPHSATPQVLTVCIYVNKHVNTGPNLDRQKVLQLPDHLGPARPSVVLQQAVQGCIDSAFQQKAVFTLLTEGYGGEKISATFDGKQHLLSLPVVNSVGYVLRFLKKLCRSLLCEKLFSDQPIAPSSSPSSSSSFHTEKHSDGQLKSTDSMVDDYHGDSMNPKRYSADLSDSAYGAISSPYAASKPAYGFRSGTSYSGGVCRQAASPSTFTEVNRSAYSPSPEGGEAKPPSSKDPSRWSVDEVVWFIKDADPQALGPHVDLFRKHEIDGDALLLLKSDMIMKYLGLKLGPALKLCYHIDKLKQNKF, encoded by the exons ATGAGCATTCCTGCTGCTGCATCAGTTCAGTCAGGGGGTGGAGAGATGCAATCACCTGGGGCAATTAGCCCCTCCTTCCTCCCGCCCCCAAGTGGAAAAGTTCCAGGTCGCAAGAGGGGTCGCCCACCCCTGAAGAGGCACCCGGAATATCAGAGTCGCTACCCAGAATCCTTCCCGCCCATTAAAGTGCCTAAGAAGAGAGGGAGGAAGCCTGGCTTTAAG CTGAAGTCTCGCTTGATGACACCCCTGGCCATCTCTCCTCCCAGTAGCACCCCGGAGCCAGACATGAGCTCAATCCCCCAGGACGCTGCTACTGTGCCCCACTCAGCCACCCCACAGGTCCTCACAG TGTGTATCTATGTGAATAAGCATGTGAACACGGGTCCTAACCTGGACAGGCAGAAGGTGCTGCAGCTGCCCGATCACCTGGGTCCTGCCAGGCCCTCTGTGGTGCTGCAGCAGGCGGTACAGGGCTGCATTGACAGCGCGTTTCAGCAGAAAGCTGTCTTCACCCTTCTTACCGAGGGCTACGGGGGTGAAAAGATCTCAG CAACCTTTGACGGTAAGCAGCATTTGTTGAGTTTGCCAGTGGTCAACAGTGTGGGTTACGTCCTCCGCTTCCTCAAGAAGTTGTGCCGAAGCCTGTTGTGTGAGAAGCTCTTCAGTGACCAGCCCATTGCCCCTTCATCGTctccctcctcttcttcctcattCCACACTGAAAAGCACTCAGACGGACAACTCAAGTCAA CAGATTCAATGGTGGATGATTACCACGGTGATTCAATGAACCCTAAGCGGTATTCTGCGGACCTCAGCGACTCTGCCTATGGTGCGATTTCCTCACCGTACGCTGCGAGTAAACCTGCTTACGGTTTTCGATCTGGTACCTCCTACTCCGGAGGTGTGTGCAGGCAGGCAGCCAGTCCCAGCACTTTCACGGAAGTAAACAGAAGTG CCTACAGTCCATCCCCAGAAGGAGGGGAGGCAAAGCCCCCATCCAGTAAGGATCCCTCCAGGTGGAGTGTGGATGAGGTGGTGTGGTTTATCAAGGATGCAGACCCTCAAGCGCTGGGCCCGCACGTGGATCTCTTCAGAAAACAT GAGATTGATGGGGATGCTCTTCTTCTCTTGAAGAGTGACATGATCATGAAGTACCTGGGACTTAAACTGGGCCCGGCTCTCAAGCTCTGCTATCACATTGACAAGCTAAAACAGAATAAGTtctga